One genomic segment of Chelonia mydas isolate rCheMyd1 chromosome 1, rCheMyd1.pri.v2, whole genome shotgun sequence includes these proteins:
- the LOC102930614 gene encoding putative olfactory receptor 52P1, protein MAAFNLTTSDPSPFILMGIPGLEAAHIWISIPFSIFYIIGLFGNFMLLFVVGKEQTLHKPMYLLLSMLALTDIGTSTSVVPKALSIFWFNLKGITVGGCLTQMFFLHSFSLMESAVLVTMAFDRYVAICTPLRYATILTNARIVKLGLVGLIRAVLVMLPLPLLLSRQPFCDNPIIPHTYCEHMAVVKMSCGDTTVNRMYGLVMAFVVIGLDLMLVALSYSLIIRAVLRISSKKSCLKALNTCTAHFCVVMTSFTLFFFSTLTYRFGQSITPHVHIILANLFFLIPPMINPIIYGVKTKELHDKVVKYIYRR, encoded by the coding sequence ATGGCAGCTTTCAACCTCACCACCTCTGACCCTTCTCCATTTATCCTAATGGGCATCCCTGGCCTCGAAGCTGCCCacatctggatctccatcccTTTCTCTATATTCTACATTATCGGCCTGTTTGGAAATTTCATGCTTCTGTttgttgtaggcaaagagcagaccCTCCACAAGCCCATGTACCTGCTGCTCTCCATGCTGGCACTCACAGACATTGGCACATCTACCTCTGTTGTACCGAAGGCACTGTctatattttggttcaatttgaagGGCATTACTGTGGGTGgatgcctcacccagatgttcttccttcACTCATTTTCTCTTATGGAGTCAGCTGTCCTCGTGACAATGGCCTTTGATCGGTATGTTGCCATATGTACCCCTCTGAGATACGCCACCATCCTCACCAATGCAAGAATAGTTAAGCTAGGGCTTGTGGGTTTGATAAGAGCTGTTCTCgtcatgctgcccctgcccctgcttctgAGTAGGCAGCCATTCTGTGACAACCCCATTATCCCCCACACGTACTGCGAGCACATGGCTGTGGTGAAGATGTCGTGTGGGGACACCACTGTGAACAGGATGTACGGCTTGGTGATGGCATTTGTAGTCATTGGGTTAGATCTGATGCTGGTTGCCCTGTCCTACAGTCTGATCATCAGGGCTGTCCTCAGAATCTCCTCCAAGAAATCCTGTCTGAAAGCCCTCAACACCTGCACAGCTCACTTCTGTGTGGTGATGACATCTTTtactctcttctttttctccacTCTGACATACCGGTTTGGTCAGAGCATCACTCCCCACGTTCACATCATCTTGGCAaacctcttcttcctcatcccccCCATGATCAACCCGATCATTTAtggggtcaaaaccaaagagcttcaTGACAAAGTGGTCAAGTACATCTACAGAAGGTGA